From Kiloniellales bacterium, a single genomic window includes:
- the cueR gene encoding Cu(I)-responsive transcriptional regulator, with protein MNIGQAASQSGVPAKTIRYYESIGLIGPARRTESGYRSYERRDIETLRFIRRARRLGFAVNDVARLLALWRDKKRSSAEVKDLANRHLIEIDAKIAELTAMKAALTDLVDRCQGDERPDCPILRDLAEVRNEASETPKEKSNYKDT; from the coding sequence ATAAATATCGGCCAAGCCGCGAGCCAGTCGGGGGTTCCCGCTAAGACGATCCGTTACTATGAGTCGATCGGTCTGATCGGCCCGGCTCGGCGCACCGAGTCGGGATACAGGAGCTATGAACGTCGGGATATCGAAACGCTGCGCTTCATTCGCCGCGCCCGGCGGCTCGGCTTCGCGGTCAACGACGTCGCGCGGCTGCTGGCTCTGTGGCGCGACAAGAAGCGCTCCAGCGCGGAAGTCAAAGATCTGGCCAATCGCCATCTGATCGAGATCGATGCCAAGATCGCCGAGCTCACGGCCATGAAGGCCGCCCTGACCGACCTGGTCGACCGCTGCCAGGGCGACGAGCGTCCCGATTGTCCGATTCTTCGAGATCTGGCGGAGGTCAGGAACGAGGCAAGCGAGACGCCTAAAGAGAAATCCAACTATAAGGACACGTAA